In Deltaproteobacteria bacterium CG2_30_66_27, one DNA window encodes the following:
- a CDS encoding two-component system response regulator, producing the protein MKKVLVVDDEESIRELYRADLSDEGYEVGLAADGRQALLLLESFLPNLVTLDIKLPDIDGIEVLRRIREKNAAIPIVLLTAFGEFRQDFNTWASDAYIVKSHDTTELKNTVRRLLGAG; encoded by the coding sequence ATGAAAAAGGTCCTTGTGGTGGACGACGAGGAGAGCATCCGCGAGCTGTACCGGGCGGACCTCTCCGACGAGGGGTACGAGGTGGGGCTGGCCGCGGACGGGAGGCAAGCGCTCCTTCTCCTCGAATCGTTCCTGCCGAACCTCGTGACGCTCGACATCAAGCTGCCGGATATCGACGGGATCGAGGTCCTCCGCCGGATCCGGGAGAAGAACGCGGCGATCCCGATCGTTCTCCTCACCGCCTTCGGCGAGTTCCGCCAGGACTTCAACACGTGGGCCTCCGACGCCTACATCGTGAAGTCCCACGACACGACGGAGTTGAAGAACACCGTCCGCAGGCTGCTGGGGGCGGGATGA